A single genomic interval of Cucumis sativus cultivar 9930 chromosome 5, Cucumber_9930_V3, whole genome shotgun sequence harbors:
- the LOC105435633 gene encoding uncharacterized protein LOC105435633 has protein sequence MADESSRKDPAWKYGQLQNDQNINTFVCGFCSKVTKGGVYRMKQHLVGGYRNVTACTKCPDHVKEEIKEYMSKKKDIKEQRNLIVDIDVEDYDIEDEDEGSVSVNNKATPRGPSLKKPRQKGPMDAFFTPNPETVVQNRKDKGKQTSLNATYKKEMREHTIQRIARWFYDAGVPLNACTYESFAPMIESIGQFGPGLKPPSYHELRVPCLKKELEATNELMSNHKVEWAKVGCTVMADGWTDRRNRTLINFLVNSPKGTMFIESIDASFYVKDGKKMFELLDNFVDQIGEANVVQVVTDSASANVMAGRLLEAKRPQLIWSPCAAHCLDLMLEDIYKISNIRKALKRGIEISNFIYVHPGLLNMMRRFTNQKELVRPAKTRFATACITLSSIHRQKNNLRKMFTSDEWKNSKWSKEQQGKRVVQTILLASFWTTIVFALKVSGPLVRVLRLVDGEKKPPMGYIYEAMDRAKEAIAKSFNNNEEKYKDIFTIIDKRWELQLHRPLHAAGYYLNLSFYYSNPNIQEDDEIVNGLYSCITKMVASLEVQDKILAELSKYKRAEALFGQPLAIRQRDKISPVEWWDNFGQSTPNLQKFDVRILGLTCSASGCERNWSVFEQLHSKKRNRLAQSRLNDLVFIKYNRALKRRYNLRDIVDPISLKDIDDSNEWLIGRLDDDSEEDDELVFNDDSLTWGDVSRAVGAKEPSFYSRASTSRPKTIVSCSSSSTTQRKQVNLDDFDLEEEDTDGYKSNEGLNEDEDQFSDDEFDL, from the exons ATGGCTGATGAAAGTTCGAGAAAAGATCCGGCATGGAAATATGGTCAATTgcaaaatgaccaaaatataaatacgTTTGTCTGTGGATTTTGTTCGAAAGTAACAAAAGGAGGGGTATATAGAATGAAACAACACCTCGTTGGTGGTTATAGAAATGTCACCGCCTGTACAAAATGTCCGGATCAcgtgaaggaagaaattaaagagtacATGtccaagaaaaaagatattaaagaacaaagaaatctGATTGTGGACATTGATGTAGAAGATTACGATATtgaggatgaagatgaagggaGTGTTAGTGTAAACAACAAAGCAACACCAAGGGGCCCGAGCTTGAAGAAGCCAAGGCAAAAGGGTCCAATGGATGCATTTTTTACTCCTAACCCAGAAACTGTGgttcaaaatagaaaggacaaaggaaaacaaacttcattgaATGCGACATACAAGAAGGAAATGAGAGAGCACACCATCCAAAGAATTGCTCGATGGTTTTATGATGCAGGAGTGCCTCTGAATGCTTGCACATATGAAAGTTTTGCCCCTATGATTGAGTCAATTGGGCAATTCGGTCCTGGATTGAAACCACCATCTTATCATGAGTTAAGAGTTCCATGTTTGAAGAAGGAATTAGAAGCAACAAATGAGTTGATGAGTAACCATAAGGTAGAGTGGGCCAAGGTTGGATGCACTGTTATGGCTGATGGATGGACCGATAGAAGAAATAGgacattaattaactttttagttaataGTCCTAAAGGCACCATGTTTATTGAGTCCATCGATGCTTCATTTTATGTGAAAGATGGAAAGAAGATGTTCGAGTTACTTGATAATTTTGTAGACCAAATTGGAGAAGCGAATGTTGTACAAGTAGTTACCGATAGTGCCTCAGCAAATGTGATGGCAG GGAGATTGTTAGAAGCAAAACGACCACAGTTAATATGGTCTCCGTGTGCCGCTCATTGCTTAGATTTGATGTTGGAGGATATATACAAGATCTCGAATATTCGCAAAGCATTGAAAAGAGGCATAGAGATTAGCAATTTCATATACGTTCATCCTGGATTGTTAAACATGATGCGACGTTTTACTAACCAAAAGGAGTTAGTTAGACCAGCTAAGACTCGTTTTGCTACTGCTTGCATTACATTATCGAGTATACATCGTCAAAAGAATAATCTGAGGAAGATGTTTACTTCAGATGAATGGAAGAATAGCAAATGGAGTAAGGAGCAACAAGGGAAACGAGTAGTTCAGACTATTTTGTTGGCTAGTTTTTGGACTACAATTGTTTTCGCTCTTAAAGTATCTGGCCCACTAGTCCGAGTTCTTAGATTGGTTGATGGCGAGAAGAAGCCACCTATGGGATATATTTATGAGGCCATGGATAGAGCTAAGGAAGCTATTGCTAAAtcctttaataataatgaagaaaaatacaaggaCATTTTCAccataattgataaaagatgGGAGCTTCAGTTGCATCGTCCTCTGCATGCAGCGGGGTATTATTTAAACCTGTCATTCTATTATTCGAATCCTAATATCCAGGAGGATGATGAAATAGTTAATGGACTCTACTCATGCATAACAAAAATGGTTGCTTCATTGGAAGTACAAGACAAAATACTTGCAGAACTAAGCAAGTATAAGAGGGCTGAAGCATTATTCGGACAACCTTTAGCAATCAGACAAAGGGACAAAATATCTCCAG TGGAATGGTGGGATAATTTTGGACAATCAACTCCAAACTTGCAAAAGTTTGATGTGAGAATTTTAGGTCTTACTTGTAGTGCTTCTGGATGCGAGCGTAATTGGAGTGTGTTTGAACAG cTTCATAGCAAGAAACGAAATAGGCTTGCTCAAAGTCGTTTGAATGATCTAGTgttcatcaaatacaacagAGCATTAAAACGTCGATACAACCTACGAGATATTGTCGACCCCATCTCCTTAAAAGATATTGATGATAGTAATGAATGGTTGATTGGAAGATTGGATGACGATTCTGAGGAGGATGATGAGTTGGTATTTAATGATGATTCTTTAACGTGGGGTGATGTTTCTAGAGCTGTCGGAGCAAAAGAACCATCATTCTATTCTAGAGCTAGTACCTCTAGACCAAAGACTATTGTTTCATGTTCATCCTCGTCTACCACGCAACGGAAACAAGTAAATTTAGATGACTTcgatttggaagaagaagatactgATGGCTATAAGTCTAACGAAGGATTGAATGAAGACGAGGATCAATTTAGTGATGATGAGTTTGATCTTTAG